A single Musa acuminata AAA Group cultivar baxijiao chromosome BXJ2-1, Cavendish_Baxijiao_AAA, whole genome shotgun sequence DNA region contains:
- the LOC135598284 gene encoding fatty acyl-CoA reductase 2, chloroplastic-like, which yields MGASSCLSSSAVALFTGDRHRQKNRNPSLLPSRRRGIRVICCASNDSVKSSRSCTELVAERLPMPMLAEDDTIFASNGMMSFVPYKETNGTKVDSTRGIGIAGFLEGKQLLVTGATGFLAKVLVEKILRIAPDVGKIYVLIKADDKEAAVKRLEFEIINTELFRCLREIHGKDYREFMSSKLVPVIGNIREANVGIEPELADEISKEVDVIINSAANTAFDERYDVALDTNTIGPFRLMSFARRCEKLKLFLHVSTAYVNGQRQGRILEKPFGMGDTIKRETSPEFSAKATPILDIESEIRLAFSWAKTSWDAPLVQKMKDLGLERAKIHGWQDSYVFTKAMGEMVINCMRGDIPVVTIRPSIIESTYSEPFPGWMEGSRMMDPVVLQYGKGQLTGFLADPNAVLDVVPADMVVSAMVAAMAKHGSTSNPGMHIYQITSSVVNPLVIQDLAKLIFQHFSAFPCMDAKGRPIAVSPIKFFDDANEFSAYVSTDAVRRNERLAAAISNEKISRSLKSFCLRSVEQAKHLAKIYEPYTFYGGRFDNKNTQELMVEMSEEERRSFGFDVGSIDWEHYISDVHVPGLRRHVMKGRGRSTEPQLGAIP from the exons ATGGGAGCTTCTTCATGCTTAAGCTCATCTGCCGTCGCCTTGTTCACTGGTGATCGGCATCGCCAAAAGAACAGGAACCCTTCTTTGCTGCCTTCGAGGAGGAGAGGCATCAGAGTCATCTGCTGCGCCAGCAATGACAGTGTCAAGAGTTCAAGGAGCTGCACCGAACTGGTAGCTGAAAGGTTACCGATGCCGATGTTGGCAGAAGACGATACCATTTTTGCGTCGAACGGAATGATGAGTTTCGTGCCTTACAAGGAGACAAACGGCACCAAAGTGGATTCCACCCGAGGGATTGGGATCGCCGGATTCCTCGAGGGGAAGCAGTTGCTGGTGACTGGTGCAACTGGTTTCCTCGCTAAAG TTCTTGTCGAGAAGATCTTGAGGATCGCACCGGACGTGGGAAAGATCTATGTCCTTATCAAGGCAGACGACAAGGAAGCGGCCGTCAAACGACTGGAGTTTGAA ATAATAAACACAGAACTCTTCAGATGCCTGCGAGAGATCCACGGAAAGGACTACCGTGAGTTCATGTCAAGCAAACTTGTTCCGGTGATAGGCAACATCAGGGAAGCCAACGTAGGAATCGAACCAGAGTTAGCCGATGAGATCTCGAAAGAAGTTGATGTCATCATAAATTCAGCAGCCAACACTGCTTTCGATGAGAG GTACGACGTTGCCCTGGACACAAACACCATAGGGCCATTCAGGCTCATGAGCTTTGCGAGGAGGTGCGAGAAGCTCAAGCTCTTTTTACATGTATCAACAG CATACGTGAATGGGCAAAGACAAGGTAGGATACTCGAGAAGCCATTTGGCATGGGGGACACCATAAAGAGGGAGACATCTCCAGAATTTTCAGCAAAAGCTACACCCATTTTGGATATCGAATCTGAGATCAGGTTAGCTTTTTCTTGGGCAAAGACTTCTTGGGATGCTCCCCTAGTTCAGAAGATGAAAGACTTGGGACTAGAAAG GGCAAAGATCCATGGATGGCAAGATAGCTATGTGTTCACGAAGGCCATGGGGGAGATGGTGATCAACTGCATGCGAGGAGACATACCGGTCGTCACCATCAGGCCCAGCATTATCGAGAGCACTTACTCGGAACCTTTCCCTGGGTGGATGGAAGGAAGCAG AATGATGGATCCAGTAGTTCTACAGTATGGCAAAGGACAGCTCACTGGCTTTCTCGCTGATCCAAATGCAGTTCTCGATGTT GTACCAGCGGACATGGTGGTGAGCGCAATGGTGGCAGCAATGGCGAAACATGGGTCGACATCCAACCCTGGAATGCATATTTACCAGATCACTTCATCTGTGGTGAACCCACTGGTGATCCAAGACCTGGCTAAGCTCATCTTTCAGCACTTCTCAGCCTTTCCTTGCATGGATGCCAAGGGGAGACCGATCGCGGTTTCACCAATCAAATTCTTCGACGACGCGAACGAGTTCTCCGCCTACGTTTCTACCGACGCTGTTCGGAGGAACGAACGACTCGCGGCTGCCATCTCGAACGAGAAGATCTCTCGGAGTCTGAAGAGTTTTTGCTTGAGATCAGTCGAACAAGCCAAGCACTTAGCCAAAATCTATGAGCCATACACGTTCTACGGCGGAAG GTTCGATAACAAGAACACTCAAGAGCTGATGGTGGAGATGtccgaggaggagaggaggagcttTGGGTTTGATGTTGGAAGCATTGATTGGGAACACTACATCTCCGATGTCCATGTTCCTGGACTGAGAAGACATGTGATGAAGGGAAGAGGCAGATCCACCGAACCCCAACTTGGTGCCATTCCATAA